One region of Streptomyces capillispiralis genomic DNA includes:
- a CDS encoding FadR/GntR family transcriptional regulator: protein MAQEAVGGVGDRLAPVLRQVRAGNGFEEALEQILQVVRLGLVAGGERLPAERELAERLGISRVTLREVLKVLQEQGLVESRRGRYGGTFVLPRPTETGEAELRRRIAETDIEDVLRFREVLEVGAAGLCAAHGLTEGQAARLRAALAGTHDAPLAEYRRRDTLFHLTLAELCGSPSLTAQYAAVRATVNDLLDCIPLLVRNLEHSQRQHTALVEAVLEGDADGAREMTREHCAGTAALLRGFLG from the coding sequence ATGGCACAGGAGGCGGTCGGCGGCGTCGGGGACCGGCTGGCGCCGGTGCTGCGGCAGGTCCGCGCGGGCAACGGGTTCGAGGAGGCGCTGGAGCAGATCCTCCAGGTGGTGCGGCTGGGCCTGGTGGCGGGCGGGGAGCGGCTGCCGGCCGAGCGGGAGCTGGCGGAGCGGCTGGGCATCAGCCGGGTGACGCTGCGCGAGGTACTGAAGGTGCTCCAGGAGCAGGGGCTGGTGGAGTCGCGGCGCGGCCGGTACGGCGGCACGTTCGTGCTGCCCCGGCCCACGGAGACCGGTGAGGCGGAGCTGCGGCGGCGGATCGCCGAGACCGACATAGAGGACGTGCTGCGCTTCCGCGAGGTGCTGGAGGTGGGCGCGGCGGGGCTGTGCGCGGCGCACGGGCTCACGGAGGGGCAGGCGGCGCGGCTGCGCGCGGCGCTGGCGGGCACGCACGACGCCCCGCTGGCCGAGTACCGGCGTCGGGACACGCTCTTCCACCTCACCCTGGCGGAGCTGTGCGGCTCGCCGTCGCTGACCGCGCAGTACGCGGCGGTGCGGGCGACGGTGAACGACCTGCTGGACTGCATCCCGCTGCTGGTGCGCAACCTGGAGCACTCGCAGCGCCAGCACACGGCGCTGGTGGAGGCGGTGCTGGAGGGCGACGCGGACGGGGCGCGGGAGATGACGCGCGAGCACTGTGCGGGGACGGCGGCGCTGCTGCGGGGGTTCCTGGGCTGA
- a CDS encoding LysR family transcriptional regulator: MSRTEEHADDRPVSAGSLAHRVPDLGALELLLAVARLGSLGRAARELGITQPAASSRVRSMERQLGVALVDRSPRGSRLTDAGALVTDWARRIVEAAEAFDAGAQALRDRRDSRLRVAASMTIAEYLLPGWLLALRAQRPDTAVSLLAGNSAAVAERLVSGEADVGFVEGLTVPAGLDSAVIAHDRLIVVTAPTHPWARRRSPLAARELAATPLILREKGSGTRQVLDSALGGLARPLIELSSTTAVKAAAVSGAGPAVLSELAVGEEMATRRLVRVPVDGIALARDLRAVWPTGHRPTGPARDLLSLTRS; encoded by the coding sequence ATGAGCAGGACGGAAGAGCACGCCGACGACCGGCCGGTGAGCGCCGGGTCCCTGGCCCACCGGGTGCCGGACCTGGGAGCGCTGGAGCTGCTGCTGGCGGTGGCGCGGCTGGGCAGTCTGGGCAGGGCGGCGCGGGAGCTGGGCATCACCCAGCCCGCGGCGAGCAGCCGGGTCCGGTCCATGGAACGCCAGCTCGGGGTGGCCCTGGTCGACCGCTCGCCGAGGGGGTCGCGGCTGACCGACGCCGGGGCGCTGGTCACCGACTGGGCGCGGCGGATCGTGGAGGCGGCCGAGGCCTTCGACGCGGGCGCGCAGGCGCTGCGGGACCGCAGGGACTCACGGCTGCGGGTGGCGGCGAGCATGACGATCGCCGAGTACCTGCTGCCGGGCTGGCTCCTCGCGCTGCGCGCGCAGCGGCCGGACACGGCGGTGTCGCTGCTCGCCGGGAACTCGGCGGCGGTGGCGGAGCGGCTGGTGTCCGGGGAGGCGGACGTGGGCTTCGTGGAGGGGCTGACGGTGCCGGCGGGGCTGGACTCCGCGGTGATCGCCCACGACCGGCTGATCGTCGTGACGGCACCGACGCACCCCTGGGCCCGCCGCCGGAGCCCGCTCGCCGCGCGGGAGCTGGCGGCCACCCCGCTGATCCTGCGGGAGAAGGGCTCGGGCACCCGCCAGGTGCTGGACTCCGCCCTGGGCGGGCTGGCCCGCCCGCTGATCGAGCTGTCGTCCACCACCGCGGTGAAGGCGGCGGCGGTCAGCGGCGCCGGGCCGGCGGTCCTCAGCGAACTGGCCGTCGGCGAGGAGATGGCGACGCGCCGCCTGGTCCGCGTCCCCGTCGACGGCATCGCCCTCGCCCGTGACCTGCGCGCGGTCTGGCCGACGGGCCACCGTCCCACCGGCCCGGCCCGGGACCTGCTGTCGCTGACCCGGTCCTGA
- a CDS encoding ABC transporter permease/substrate binding protein — protein MPRIPLGDWVNSTVDWLLANVTWLFDFFKAVFTGAYDGVNAVLQAPEPLLLAGIFAVIAFWLRGTVAGVLTFAGFAFLDSLELWEDSMVTLALVIVATAIALVISVPVGIWAARSDRVSGFVRPILDFMQTLPAMIYLIPAILFFGTGPAPGIVATLIFALAPGVRMTELGIRQVDKELVEAAEAFGTTPRNTLLRVQLPLALPTVMAGVNQVIMLGLSMAAIAGMVGTGGLGGAVIESIGQLNIGLGSEAGIAIVILAIYLDRMTSALGTQVSPLGRRAAAKARAAQGLKIWSYRPRPQVAVIGVVVLALVAGGMSLFGGSTAGSAPAADGKNVGNGKKITIGYIPWDEGVASTFLWKEILEQRGFEVEAEQFEAGPLYTALAQGNIDFQTDAWLPTTHEAYWKKYGDRLDDLGAWYDETSLELTVPSYMKDVDSLEDLKGRADLFGGKITGIESSAGMMGLLKSKVLGEYGLDKEYKVVDSSTPAMLAELKRAYSKKEPVVVTLWSPHWAYSDYDLKKLKDPKGSWGKGDGVHTLSRKGFAGDHPAVGKWLKDFSMTEEQLTGLEAEINKAGKGKQQDAVRAWLKDNPGVVDELAPVGSGSGAAPAEAKRPLDVAWFPWEEDVAVTYLWKNVLERRGYRMNLKQMDVGPVYTGLASGDLDLNFDAWLPYAQKNYWDKSKDDLTDLGTWYEPTSLEIAVPSYVKDVKSLEDLKGKADLFDGRIIGIEPGTGEMNLLKTKVLPGYGLEDEYEVVDGSTPAMLAELKRAYAKKEPIAVTLWSPHWAYSDYELTKLKDPKKAFGEGNTIRTIASRKFPEQYPQLTKWIKGFRMSEDELGTLEAEIKNRGQGHEEEAVAAWLEEHPDMVERMTPQ, from the coding sequence GTGCCTAGGATTCCGCTCGGCGACTGGGTCAACAGCACCGTCGACTGGCTGCTCGCCAACGTCACCTGGCTGTTCGACTTCTTCAAGGCCGTCTTCACCGGCGCCTACGACGGCGTGAACGCCGTCCTCCAGGCACCCGAGCCGCTGCTGCTCGCCGGCATCTTCGCGGTGATCGCCTTCTGGCTGCGCGGCACCGTCGCCGGTGTCCTCACCTTCGCCGGCTTCGCCTTCCTGGACTCCCTCGAACTGTGGGAGGACTCGATGGTGACGCTGGCGCTGGTCATCGTCGCCACCGCGATCGCGCTGGTCATCTCGGTGCCGGTGGGCATCTGGGCGGCCCGCTCGGACCGGGTCAGCGGATTCGTCCGGCCGATCCTGGACTTCATGCAGACGCTGCCCGCGATGATCTACCTCATCCCGGCCATCCTCTTCTTCGGGACCGGTCCCGCCCCGGGCATCGTCGCCACGCTGATCTTCGCGCTCGCCCCGGGCGTGCGCATGACCGAGCTGGGCATCCGCCAGGTCGACAAGGAACTGGTCGAGGCCGCCGAGGCGTTCGGCACCACGCCCCGCAACACCCTGCTGCGCGTCCAGCTGCCGCTGGCGCTGCCCACGGTGATGGCGGGCGTCAACCAGGTCATCATGCTCGGCCTGTCCATGGCCGCGATCGCCGGCATGGTCGGCACCGGCGGGCTCGGCGGCGCGGTCATCGAGTCCATCGGCCAGCTCAACATCGGTCTGGGCTCCGAGGCCGGCATCGCCATCGTCATCCTGGCGATCTACCTGGACCGGATGACCAGCGCCCTGGGCACCCAGGTCTCCCCGCTCGGCCGGCGCGCCGCCGCCAAGGCGCGCGCCGCGCAGGGCCTGAAGATCTGGTCCTACCGGCCGCGTCCGCAGGTCGCCGTGATCGGCGTCGTGGTCCTCGCGCTGGTCGCGGGCGGCATGAGCCTGTTCGGCGGCAGCACCGCCGGCTCCGCGCCCGCCGCCGACGGCAAGAACGTCGGCAACGGCAAGAAGATCACCATCGGCTACATCCCGTGGGACGAGGGCGTCGCCTCCACCTTCCTGTGGAAGGAGATCCTGGAGCAGCGGGGCTTCGAGGTCGAGGCCGAGCAGTTCGAGGCCGGCCCGCTCTACACCGCGCTCGCGCAGGGCAACATCGACTTCCAGACGGACGCCTGGCTGCCCACCACCCACGAGGCGTACTGGAAGAAGTACGGCGACCGGCTCGACGACCTCGGTGCCTGGTACGACGAGACGTCGCTGGAGCTGACCGTCCCGTCGTACATGAAGGACGTCGACTCCCTGGAGGACCTGAAGGGCAGGGCGGACCTGTTCGGCGGGAAGATCACCGGCATCGAGTCCAGCGCCGGCATGATGGGCCTGCTCAAGAGCAAGGTCCTCGGGGAGTACGGCCTGGACAAGGAGTACAAGGTCGTCGACAGCTCCACGCCGGCGATGCTGGCCGAGCTCAAGCGGGCCTACAGCAAGAAGGAACCGGTCGTCGTCACGCTCTGGTCGCCGCACTGGGCGTACAGCGACTACGACCTGAAGAAGCTGAAGGACCCCAAGGGCAGCTGGGGCAAGGGCGACGGCGTGCACACGCTGTCCCGCAAGGGCTTCGCCGGTGACCACCCCGCCGTCGGGAAGTGGCTGAAGGACTTCTCGATGACCGAGGAGCAGCTCACCGGCCTGGAGGCCGAGATCAACAAGGCCGGCAAGGGCAAGCAGCAGGACGCCGTCCGCGCCTGGCTGAAGGACAACCCCGGTGTCGTCGACGAGCTGGCCCCGGTCGGCTCCGGCTCCGGTGCCGCCCCCGCCGAGGCGAAGCGGCCGCTGGACGTGGCCTGGTTCCCCTGGGAGGAGGACGTCGCCGTCACCTACCTGTGGAAGAACGTCCTCGAGCGGCGCGGCTACCGGATGAACCTCAAGCAGATGGACGTCGGCCCGGTCTACACCGGCCTCGCCTCCGGGGACCTCGACCTCAACTTCGACGCGTGGCTGCCGTACGCGCAGAAGAACTACTGGGACAAGAGCAAGGACGACCTCACCGACCTCGGCACCTGGTACGAGCCCACCTCGCTGGAGATCGCCGTCCCCTCCTACGTCAAGGACGTCAAGTCCCTGGAGGACCTCAAGGGCAAGGCCGACCTCTTCGACGGGCGGATCATCGGCATCGAGCCGGGCACCGGTGAGATGAACCTGCTCAAGACCAAGGTCCTGCCCGGCTACGGCCTGGAGGACGAGTACGAGGTCGTCGACGGCTCCACGCCCGCGATGCTGGCCGAGCTGAAGCGCGCCTACGCCAAGAAGGAGCCCATCGCGGTCACGCTCTGGTCGCCGCACTGGGCGTACAGCGACTACGAGCTGACCAAGCTGAAGGACCCGAAGAAGGCCTTCGGCGAGGGCAACACGATCCGCACCATCGCGAGCAGGAAGTTCCCCGAGCAGTACCCGCAGCTCACGAAGTGGATCAAGGGTTTCCGGATGAGCGAGGACGAGCTCGGCACCCTGGAGGCGGAGATCAAGAACCGCGGCCAGGGCCATGAGGAGGAGGCCGTCGCCGCCTGGCTGGAGGAGCACCCGGACATGGTGGAGCGGATGACTCCGCAGTAG
- a CDS encoding helical backbone metal receptor, translating into MSAARIVSLVPSLTEAVALSAPGSLAGATDWCTHPSGLDVVRVGGTKNPKVDRIIGLAPDLVIANEEENRAPDLAALRAAGLEVLVTEVRTLPQAFGELTRVLTACGVGARPRWLDEAEAAWAALPAPAEPRTAVVPVWRRPWMVLGRDTFAGDLLARLGVRHLYADHAERYPRAPLEELRAARPDLVVLPDEPYRFTAGDGPEAFPGLPCALVSGRHLTWYGPSLAEAPTVLARALRAARR; encoded by the coding sequence ATGAGCGCGGCCAGGATCGTCTCCCTCGTCCCGTCGCTGACCGAGGCGGTGGCGCTCTCCGCCCCCGGCTCCCTGGCCGGCGCCACCGACTGGTGCACGCACCCGTCCGGCCTGGACGTCGTACGCGTCGGCGGGACGAAGAACCCGAAGGTGGACCGGATCATCGGCCTCGCCCCCGATCTGGTGATCGCCAACGAGGAGGAGAACCGCGCACCCGATCTGGCCGCGCTGCGTGCGGCGGGTCTGGAGGTGCTGGTCACGGAGGTGCGGACGCTGCCGCAGGCCTTCGGCGAGCTGACCCGGGTGCTCACGGCGTGCGGTGTCGGGGCGCGGCCGCGGTGGCTGGACGAGGCCGAGGCCGCCTGGGCGGCCCTGCCCGCGCCCGCGGAGCCGCGGACGGCCGTCGTGCCGGTCTGGCGGCGGCCCTGGATGGTGCTCGGCCGGGACACCTTCGCGGGCGACCTGCTGGCCCGGCTCGGCGTGCGCCACCTCTACGCGGACCACGCGGAACGGTATCCGCGCGCCCCGCTGGAGGAGCTGCGCGCGGCGCGACCGGATCTCGTCGTGCTCCCCGACGAGCCGTACCGCTTCACCGCCGGGGACGGCCCGGAAGCCTTCCCCGGGCTGCCCTGCGCGCTGGTCAGCGGCCGGCACCTGACCTGGTACGGGCCGTCGCTGGCCGAGGCGCCGACGGTGCTGGCCCGGGCGCTGCGAGCAGCGCGCCGCTGA
- a CDS encoding gamma-glutamyl-gamma-aminobutyrate hydrolase family protein codes for MAARPLIGISTYAESGVRWGVWQLDAALLPAGYPGLVQRSGGLAAMLPPDAPEHAAAAVARLDGLVIAGGPDVEPSRYGAEPGPRTGPPARARDAWELALIGAALERRIPLLGICRGMQLLNVALGGTLVQHLDGHAEVPGVFGRHPVKPVPGTRYADAVPEEASVPTYHHQCVDRLGAGLVPSAYAEDGTVEAVEPATGPEWVLGVQWHPEMGEDPRVMRALVAAAGDRDRVRS; via the coding sequence ATGGCGGCCAGGCCGCTGATCGGGATCAGTACGTACGCGGAGTCCGGGGTGCGCTGGGGCGTGTGGCAGCTCGACGCCGCGCTGCTGCCGGCCGGCTACCCGGGGCTGGTGCAGCGGTCGGGCGGGCTGGCGGCGATGCTCCCGCCGGACGCGCCGGAGCACGCGGCGGCGGCCGTGGCCCGGCTCGACGGCCTGGTGATCGCGGGCGGCCCCGACGTGGAGCCGTCGCGCTACGGCGCCGAGCCCGGCCCGCGCACCGGGCCGCCCGCCCGGGCACGGGACGCCTGGGAACTCGCGCTGATCGGGGCGGCCCTGGAGCGCCGGATCCCGCTGCTCGGGATCTGCCGGGGCATGCAGCTGCTGAACGTCGCCCTGGGCGGCACCCTCGTCCAGCACCTCGACGGGCACGCCGAGGTGCCGGGCGTCTTCGGCCGGCACCCGGTCAAGCCGGTGCCGGGCACCCGGTACGCCGACGCCGTCCCGGAGGAGGCCTCCGTGCCCACCTACCACCACCAGTGCGTGGACCGACTCGGTGCGGGCCTGGTCCCGTCCGCGTACGCGGAGGACGGCACGGTGGAGGCGGTCGAACCCGCCACCGGACCGGAGTGGGTCCTGGGGGTGCAGTGGCACCCGGAGATGGGCGAGGACCCGCGCGTGATGCGGGCGCTGGTCGCCGCCGCAGGCGATCGCGACCGCGTGCGGTCCTGA
- a CDS encoding TDT family transporter: MALLLTAAPPPRAPAVRHLGPNWYACVMGTAVVAAAGAVLPVPVPGLRTALAAVWALSLVLLVALLAARALHWAHHRDQARAHLLDPAVAPFYGCPSMALLAVGGGAPAVGRGWIGTGPAVALDAVLFTAGTAVGLAAAVAVPYLMAVRHRLTPRQATPAWLLPLVAPMVSAAVGPRLVPHLPAGQPRATLLFACFALFGLSLLATLLMLPLVFARLVTGGPLPLALTPTLFLVLGPLGQSTTAVGAFADVAPGVVPAPYDEGFGLLAVLYGVPVTGFALLWLCLAGAHVVRAHRRGMRFSMTWWSFTFPVGTCVTGAAALSRHTGLLAYDALTVLLYALLVTAWATAALHTVRGLLSGALLAAPGPAPSAPRPATARTRSGAGR, translated from the coding sequence ATGGCCCTCCTCCTCACCGCCGCACCGCCCCCGCGCGCCCCGGCCGTCCGTCACCTCGGACCGAACTGGTACGCCTGCGTCATGGGCACCGCCGTCGTGGCCGCCGCGGGCGCCGTGCTCCCCGTGCCGGTGCCCGGCCTGCGCACCGCCCTCGCCGCCGTCTGGGCCCTGTCCCTCGTCCTCCTCGTGGCCCTGCTCGCCGCCCGCGCCCTGCACTGGGCCCACCACCGCGACCAGGCCAGGGCCCATCTGCTCGACCCGGCGGTGGCCCCGTTCTACGGCTGTCCGTCCATGGCCCTGCTCGCCGTCGGCGGCGGCGCGCCGGCCGTCGGACGGGGCTGGATCGGCACCGGTCCGGCCGTCGCCCTCGACGCGGTGCTGTTCACCGCCGGTACGGCCGTCGGGCTGGCGGCCGCCGTGGCCGTCCCGTACCTGATGGCCGTACGCCACCGCCTCACGCCGCGGCAGGCGACGCCCGCGTGGCTGCTGCCGCTGGTCGCGCCCATGGTGTCCGCCGCCGTCGGGCCGCGTCTGGTGCCGCACCTGCCGGCGGGGCAGCCCCGGGCGACCCTCCTGTTCGCCTGCTTCGCCCTGTTCGGGCTCAGCCTGCTCGCGACCCTGCTGATGCTGCCGCTGGTCTTCGCCCGGCTGGTCACCGGCGGCCCGCTGCCGCTCGCCCTCACCCCGACGCTGTTCCTCGTGCTCGGCCCGCTGGGCCAGTCCACCACCGCCGTCGGCGCGTTCGCGGACGTCGCCCCCGGCGTCGTACCGGCACCGTACGACGAGGGCTTCGGCCTGCTCGCCGTCCTGTACGGGGTGCCCGTGACCGGCTTCGCGCTGCTGTGGCTCTGCCTCGCCGGCGCCCATGTCGTGCGGGCCCACCGCCGGGGGATGCGCTTCTCGATGACCTGGTGGTCGTTCACCTTCCCGGTCGGCACCTGTGTCACCGGCGCCGCGGCCCTGTCCCGGCACACCGGGCTCCTCGCCTACGACGCGCTGACCGTCCTGCTGTACGCGCTCCTCGTCACCGCCTGGGCCACCGCCGCGCTGCACACCGTGCGGGGCCTGCTCAGCGGCGCGCTGCTCGCAGCGCCCGGGCCAGCACCGTCGGCGCCTCGGCCAGCGACGGCCCGTACCAGGTCAGGTGCCGGCCGCTGA
- the eat gene encoding ethanolamine permease, protein MSLPPASREPAGAADDDYLERRRLRRGSAGWLLLTGLGVAYVVSGDYSGWNFGLAEGGFGGLAIAMVLMGAMYTCMVFALAELSSILPTAGGGYGFARRALGPWGGFLTGTAILIEYVLAPAAISIFIGDYVESLGLFGLESGWPVYLACFVLFIGIHLWGVGEALRFSFVVTGIAVAALVVFALGALPEFDASSLDDIPVDPSAFGASSWLPMGLLGIWVAFPFGMWFFLGVEGVPLAAEETRDPARTLPRAIRWSMGILVVLAVVTFVAAAGARGSAAVQDAGNPLVEALQPDGEATALSRIVNYAGLAGLVASFFSLIYAGSRQLFALSRAGYLPKFLSLTSRRRAPYLGLLVPGAIGFALAAGSGDGARMLNIAVFGATISYALMSLSHIVLRRREPELPRPYRTPGGVLTSSVALVLACAALVATFLVDVTAALIALAVYVVALAYFGLYSRGRLVARAPEEEFAALAAAEAELSRD, encoded by the coding sequence GTGAGCCTGCCACCCGCGTCCCGTGAACCCGCCGGTGCGGCGGACGACGACTACCTGGAGCGCAGGAGACTGCGCCGCGGCAGCGCCGGCTGGCTGCTGCTGACCGGCCTCGGCGTCGCCTACGTCGTCTCCGGTGACTACTCGGGCTGGAACTTCGGCCTCGCCGAGGGCGGCTTCGGCGGCCTGGCGATCGCCATGGTGCTGATGGGCGCCATGTACACCTGCATGGTGTTCGCCCTGGCCGAGCTGTCCTCGATCCTGCCCACGGCGGGCGGCGGCTACGGCTTCGCCCGCCGGGCGCTCGGCCCCTGGGGCGGGTTCCTCACCGGCACGGCGATCCTCATCGAGTACGTCCTCGCGCCCGCCGCGATCTCCATCTTCATCGGCGACTACGTCGAGTCCCTGGGCCTGTTCGGGCTGGAGTCCGGCTGGCCGGTGTACCTGGCCTGCTTCGTGCTCTTCATCGGCATCCACCTGTGGGGCGTCGGCGAGGCGCTGCGCTTCAGCTTCGTCGTCACGGGCATCGCGGTGGCCGCGCTGGTGGTCTTCGCCCTGGGGGCGCTGCCCGAGTTCGACGCGTCCTCGCTCGACGACATCCCGGTGGACCCCTCGGCGTTCGGCGCGAGTTCCTGGCTGCCGATGGGACTGCTGGGCATCTGGGTGGCGTTCCCGTTCGGGATGTGGTTCTTCCTGGGCGTGGAGGGCGTGCCGCTGGCCGCCGAGGAGACCCGGGACCCGGCGCGCACGCTGCCGCGGGCGATCCGCTGGTCCATGGGCATCCTGGTGGTGCTGGCCGTGGTGACCTTCGTCGCGGCGGCCGGGGCGCGCGGCTCGGCGGCGGTGCAGGACGCGGGCAACCCGCTGGTGGAGGCGCTCCAGCCGGACGGCGAGGCGACGGCGCTGAGCCGGATCGTGAACTACGCGGGGCTCGCCGGTCTGGTCGCCTCGTTCTTCTCGCTGATCTACGCCGGTTCGCGGCAGCTGTTCGCGCTGTCCCGCGCCGGCTACCTGCCGAAGTTCCTCTCCCTGACCAGCCGCCGCCGTGCGCCCTACCTCGGTCTGCTGGTGCCCGGCGCGATCGGTTTCGCACTGGCCGCCGGGTCGGGCGACGGCGCGCGCATGCTGAACATCGCCGTGTTCGGCGCGACGATCTCGTACGCGCTGATGTCCCTGTCGCACATCGTGCTGCGCCGCCGGGAGCCGGAGCTGCCGCGGCCGTACCGGACCCCGGGCGGGGTGCTGACCTCGTCGGTGGCGCTGGTGCTGGCCTGCGCGGCGCTGGTGGCGACGTTCCTGGTGGACGTGACGGCGGCGTTGATCGCGCTGGCGGTCTACGTCGTGGCCCTGGCGTACTTCGGTCTCTACAGCCGCGGCCGCCTGGTGGCGAGGGCGCCGGAGGAGGAGTTCGCGGCGCTGGCGGCGGCCGAGGCAGAGTTGTCACGGGACTGA
- a CDS encoding quaternary amine ABC transporter ATP-binding protein, whose protein sequence is MSSRLEAEHLFKVFGRRPDQAVERLRQKNADREELRADGTTAAVIDASFTVEPGEIFVVMGLSGSGKSTLLRMLNGLLEPTAGHVRFDGQDLTALPDRELRQVRSRKISMVFQHFALFPHRSVRDNAAYGLEVQGVPRAEREARADEALALCGLAGWEKSWPDELSGGMQQRVGLARALATDADLLLMDESFSALDPLIRRDMQDQLLELQKTLKKTIVFITHDLNEAMRLGDRIAVMRDGRIVQIGSAQDILIRPANDYVASFTQDVDRSRVLTAGAVMEREVRGDEADCGCETATPDTPFTDLCAISARVPHPVAVLDREGAVVGVVPRQRLVGFLGDEEADPGICDSPRDKGGEKVMASA, encoded by the coding sequence GTGTCATCCAGGCTTGAGGCCGAGCATCTGTTCAAGGTGTTCGGCAGACGACCGGACCAGGCGGTCGAACGACTGCGCCAGAAGAATGCAGACCGGGAGGAGCTGCGCGCCGACGGCACCACCGCCGCCGTCATCGACGCCTCCTTCACCGTGGAGCCGGGCGAGATCTTCGTCGTCATGGGCCTCTCGGGCTCGGGCAAGTCCACCTTGCTGCGGATGCTCAACGGCCTGCTGGAGCCGACCGCCGGACACGTGCGCTTCGACGGTCAGGACCTGACCGCGCTGCCGGACCGGGAACTGCGCCAGGTCCGTTCCAGGAAGATCAGCATGGTCTTCCAGCACTTCGCGCTGTTCCCGCACCGCAGCGTCCGGGACAACGCCGCGTACGGACTTGAAGTGCAGGGCGTGCCCCGCGCCGAGCGCGAAGCCCGCGCCGACGAGGCGCTCGCCCTGTGCGGCCTGGCCGGCTGGGAGAAGTCGTGGCCGGACGAGCTGTCCGGCGGCATGCAGCAGCGCGTCGGTCTCGCCCGCGCGCTCGCCACCGACGCGGACCTGCTGCTGATGGACGAGTCGTTCAGCGCGCTCGACCCGCTGATCCGCCGCGACATGCAGGACCAGCTGCTGGAACTGCAGAAGACCCTGAAGAAGACGATCGTCTTCATCACCCACGACCTCAACGAGGCCATGCGCCTGGGCGACCGCATCGCGGTGATGCGCGACGGGCGCATCGTGCAGATCGGCTCCGCGCAGGACATCCTGATCCGGCCCGCCAACGACTACGTCGCCTCCTTCACCCAGGACGTCGACCGCTCCCGCGTGCTCACCGCCGGCGCGGTGATGGAGCGCGAGGTGCGCGGCGACGAGGCCGACTGCGGCTGCGAGACCGCGACGCCCGACACGCCGTTCACCGACCTGTGCGCGATCAGCGCCCGCGTGCCGCACCCGGTGGCCGTGCTCGACCGGGAGGGAGCGGTCGTCGGGGTCGTGCCCCGGCAGCGTCTCGTGGGCTTCCTCGGCGACGAGGAGGCCGATCCCGGGATCTGCGACTCCCCGCGCGACAAGGGCGGCGAGAAGGTGATGGCCAGTGCCTAG
- a CDS encoding helix-turn-helix domain-containing protein: MGDHKEQPLRVGAAVRRRRRALELTLAVVAERSGLSVPFLSQIENERARPSQSSLEKVADALRTTAVELLAAADPACSVDVVRAEGPGGEPVPDPQVRSLVRGHHQMHASEFTGDHDAGRELQFRNDQLMYVADGAVEIEAEGRAYRLGRGDTLYLTGGVRHRWRATVPETRLLVVAVAEHIEALRDKPRR; encoded by the coding sequence ATGGGCGACCACAAGGAACAGCCCCTGCGGGTGGGCGCGGCCGTGCGGCGGCGACGCCGTGCGCTGGAGCTCACCCTCGCCGTCGTGGCCGAGCGCAGCGGCCTGTCGGTCCCGTTCCTCAGCCAGATCGAGAACGAGCGCGCGCGGCCCAGCCAGAGCTCCCTGGAGAAGGTCGCCGACGCCCTGCGCACCACCGCCGTGGAGCTCCTCGCCGCCGCCGACCCGGCGTGCAGCGTGGACGTGGTCCGGGCCGAGGGCCCCGGCGGGGAGCCGGTGCCCGACCCGCAGGTGCGCTCCCTGGTGCGCGGTCACCACCAGATGCACGCCTCGGAGTTCACCGGCGACCACGACGCCGGCCGTGAACTGCAGTTCCGCAACGACCAGTTGATGTACGTGGCGGACGGTGCCGTGGAGATCGAGGCGGAGGGCCGCGCCTATCGCCTGGGCCGCGGCGACACCCTGTACCTCACCGGCGGAGTCCGGCACCGCTGGCGGGCCACGGTCCCGGAGACGCGGCTGCTCGTCGTCGCCGTCGCCGAGCACATCGAGGCGCTGCGGGACAAGCCGCGCCGATGA